TTCATGTATTCGCAGGCCACCGAATCCCCGTCTATTTCCCCAGGTATTGTTATAACTGTAATTATAATTGGATGGTAGTGGAAATACGCGGTCGGTTAATTCAATGCCATTAAATTTATTGAAAACGCGCGCTGTGTCCATAATCGATTGAACACTCAAATCACGCTGATAATAATTCCAGAGCGCAATTTTAATATCTTCTTTTGAATATCCATAGCTCTGCAAATATTGACCCATTGTATATAAAATGTCCTCAGGATTTTTGGGATCGGCCTTTTGATCTCCATTTCCGTCCCTTCCAATTCCATTAAAAATTGTGATGGCTGTTTCACTTTTATTATTTATATTACCAGGGCCAAACCATTTTACTGGTTCAAAGGAAATGGAAATAATCTGGGAAGAAGGTACATCCTTTTGAATATTTCGCTCGTATTGATCTATTGCGGCAAAATAATACCAGGGTATTGATGTAATAGCCTCTGTTTTTTTATAGAGTTCCATCCGTTTTTTATACATGTCATCATTTTCTTCGGCGTGAAGAGTATCTGTGCTTACCAGTATAAAAAGGAAAACGAGCATAGCGCAAATTATTCGGTACATTTTCATAGCAGCATCACCTTGTTATTTATTCTCATTTTCGATTCCCTGGGGTGATTTTTTCATTTCTTTAATGATTGATTGAATGGTATTCTGATAAGATGCCCCCTGCATGGTATTACTGTTATGCAGACTGTGAATTTGTGGTATCAGACTTTCGTTATCCGAAACATAAACATGGAAATACTTTGGCATAACAGAAACAGCAGATTTCTTAGCAATGTCTGCGGCTAAGTTTTTATCAAGCCCATCGCTTTTACCATAAGCAATCAATACCTCTTTATCTGTAACTAATGTAGCGACTTCCTCGAATCCATCGTTGCGAAGAATAATTCTGGAAATCATATCTGCCATCTTGTGGCGATCCATGGTTACCGCATGGTTATTCTCATTGTTATTTCTTAATTGATCCTTTGTGTAATGTACATAACCTAGTCGATTTTCTTCTTCAAATGTATTAGGGGTATCATCATTTCGAGTCGGGTCCAGCTCATTTCTTATTTGTTCCTGTTCGTCTCCTGCTTCTTG
This Virgibacillus phasianinus DNA region includes the following protein-coding sequences:
- a CDS encoding M23 family metallopeptidase, with amino-acid sequence MKMYRIICAMLVFLFILVSTDTLHAEENDDMYKKRMELYKKTEAITSIPWYYFAAIDQYERNIQKDVPSSQIISISFEPVKWFGPGNINNKSETAITIFNGIGRDGNGDQKADPKNPEDILYTMGQYLQSYGYSKEDIKIALWNYYQRDLSVQSIMDTARVFNKFNGIELTDRVFPLPSNYNYSYNNTWGNRRGFGGLRIHEGTDIFADYGTPVRSSTYGVVELMGWNLFGGWRIGLRDVHNIYHYYAHLSKYKDGIKVGQIIKPGDVIGYVGSTGYGPPGTSGKFPPHLHYGMYKDNGYSEWSFDPYPYLKKWERMDKSKK
- a CDS encoding YhcN/YlaJ family sporulation lipoprotein, which codes for MYKKFAFVLLLCTLVMSACGTSDQEAGDEQEQIRNELDPTRNDDTPNTFEEENRLGYVHYTKDQLRNNNENNHAVTMDRHKMADMISRIILRNDGFEEVATLVTDKEVLIAYGKSDGLDKNLAADIAKKSAVSVMPKYFHVYVSDNESLIPQIHSLHNSNTMQGASYQNTIQSIIKEMKKSPQGIENENK